The proteins below come from a single Mya arenaria isolate MELC-2E11 chromosome 6, ASM2691426v1 genomic window:
- the LOC128238733 gene encoding natterin-4-like: MAVWQSCSGGNIPPSAVRAGYEADGQPLFVARARMSDGAMTPGKASRKLPGAHIPWGGKENIVQNYEILVQPVDAVGHYEWQRCHGGSVPHNALSTDRGMYVARCHHEGGLVPCKVHIDHGCAYIPYGGEERSCSEYEVFCRVK, encoded by the coding sequence ATGGCAGTTTGGCAGTCCTGTTCCGGGGGAAATATCCCTCCATCCGCTGTGAGGGCCGGATATGAGGCAGATGGCCAGCCACTTTTTGTCGCCCGGGCGCGAATGAGCGATGGCGCAATGACGCCAGGCAAGGCCAGCCGCAAACTACCAGGAGCTCATATCCCATGGGGAGGCAAAGAGAACATCGTGCAAAACTATGAAATCCTCGTACAACCAGTGGACGCCGTCGGGCACTATGAGTGGCAGCGTTGCCATGGCGGCAGTGTTCCCCATAATGCCTTGTCGACGGACAGAGGAATGTACGTAGCCCGCTGCCATCATGAAGGCGGTTTGGTTCCATGCAAAGTACACATTGACCACGGCTGCGCGTATATTCCGTACGGAGGCGAGGAACGGAGCTGCAGCGAATACGAAGTGTTCTGTCGCGTCAAATAG